The nucleotide sequence TATCTTGTTTAGGAAACCACATAAGACCTAAAGTGCGTTCTGAATGCTGTTCAATATCGAACCTTACAGCAGTAGGTCCTAAGGCTTCGGTTGAAATGTAACTTAAAACTTCTTTGAAGTTGCTTGTCCAGTTTCTTATTTCGAATCCGCCGTGAATGAAAGTAACCTCCTTTATTAACTGCCTCGCTGTTTCTATGCTATCAACGCTGTCGATATAGTCGTCCATATAGTGCTGCTGCAGGATGGCTTTTACTGCGGCTGGCTTCGATGATTCATACCTCTGTgcgttcttatttttaataaattgagcGATGAACGGTGAACAGTTAGCGCCAAAGATTAAAGATGTCATGGCGTAGACTTTTAATTTATCCTTAGGGGTATCTCGCCATAAAAATCGTAAAGCATCTTGGTCTTCAGGTAGGATTTTTATTCTGAGGAACATGTCTTTTATGTCCCCCGTTATCCCTATTCTATGTTCCCTAAAACGCATCATTATTCCCAGCAGTGAAACGAGCAGGTCCGGGCCCTTTAAAAGGTAATCATTAAGGCTAACATTTTGAAACTTAGCCGCAGCGTCGAAAACtaatcgcaatttttttttattaggattATCGACTCCAAAATGTGGTAAGTACCAGGTTCTAGGACTCCAAGATATGTCTACTACTTGTTTTGCGTagttgttttgaaataaatgttcgATTCTTTCCTTGTATCGTGAAGCATATCCTACGTCAGCTTTCACTTTCTTCTCTATCCCCTTCAACCTTGACATGGCGTACGTAAACGAGTTAGGCATCTTTGCATTGCTGTCTCTCCACGGCAGACCAACATACCACCTTCCCTGTATTAATTTACACGTTTTCTCCAGGTGCGCTTGAGCGCGTAGGTCATCAGAGTTCCCTCGTGGTTTAGCGGTGACCCCCAAGGAGTCTATAGCGAAGGAACGTCGGACCTCTTCATGTATCTCACGGAGTAGGTCTTCTTTTTCTGTGTCTAGGCCACAGTGGTTGAAGCTGAGAAGCAGAGTAGAATGCAACAAACAATTGACGGATTGTGTTCTGGTACAACCATGGAGGCACCATCCTAGTGGAGTAAGAGTAGCATACGGTTCCCCTGGTTTGCCTTCTAGAACTTGTAATGGTAATAATACGTGATAGTTATCTTGCCCTATTAGCAGCTGTGGCTTATAATATTCAAGATTaagttgattttttatttgagaAATATGTCCATATCGAGAAATACCTAAATTAGAGGTATCTTGAGCAGGTAAATTCAGATCGCTAACGCTATGCGCCGTAAGTGTAAATAGCTGGCCGTCTTTGTTGGATGCAGTGAAATTTACTATCTCGCTGTCGCATTCTAGCTCATTAGTGTCCCATGCGCCGCGCACACGCATAGTTTTTCTATGTCCGCGTAGCCCCACTCTTGCGGCTAGTTCCGAGTTCATTAGCGTTACAGTCGAGCAACGCGGCAGTTGTTACAGTTCCCATCGGTCCGTGTATTTGTACCGTTACAACCTTTAATAGTACCTGGCgattgttttctttaatgtgCGTTACTTGTTGTGCTTCGGTAGTGGGTTCGCGTTCAGAAGACTCGTGTAGGCCCGTAGTGTTATCATTTCCCGTACTGCTCTTCTCATAATGTAACAATCGGTGATGAGCCTGCCCGCAATTGTTTTTATCACAAGCAGGCGCCGGGCAAATATCCCTGTCGTGCTTCGTGGGTGAcagacatttataacatataccGTACCGCTTTACGTGACGCCACCGATCCTTTCGTAGTGCCTTTTTGAATACTTTGCAATCCGGTAGATTGTGTTTCGGCCCGCTGTAGCAAAACCGACATTTCATACCCGCGTCCGTGTTAGATTCGCTTTGTAATAACacatgagatttgtttacatagtttacggcatattttcgctttgaaaagttttgatcggttttgatgctattaatattaatcgcggtttttgtagttttaactgcttcctcttttaaaaaatcggataatattacgagtttggctttagatccgtcggttataagcggatagctgtagtccgtccattttgataacaaaaccgttgggaacttagacaacacggccgacatgatattcatgttttttaggtactcatcttcaccgatagcgaggactgctgcaacgaaattttgaactttaacggaaaacttgactatatccttatgatattcctgtgccattgctggaagcttctggacatcttgtactattctagtgataataatatcggggttaccaaattgtagctccagtgctgacattactatgtccggtgtggtggcgctaatcagcagcgccgtgacggcttcctttgctggtccgcggaggcaactacgtagcctccacagattctccctggggctaaagctacatacttttgtggactcgtcgtaagcttgcttaaaataaagccagtccatggggtcgcccgcaaacgttggtagatccttctgtgtgctaatacggcttaaaaacttatgtgtttgtgcatgtggtgcgttgtgcttagcaatagttgccatttctttgagtgcgctagccagcatgtgtacagtcccatcagtgccaccgcctatagcggcgggcgggcacagctcgcctaaatctgaaccatcctgctgtgctgactgctcgtgctgactgtgctctaaccatttctctacagaactattatgattgctacgcacctcatgctcctccggtagtggactgtatgcttcctcatctagtgctgccatatcagcttgcaaccttttctcaattagctgcatctcaatacgcgctttcgcctccgctgcctctagttccagccgtgtctttcttgctcggatggatgctgaacttgactttctcgacgtgccattgcgtgtagaagccctacccggtgccactgcgtggccgctagtgctcttaacactagtagctggttctacttcatcgaaaagcctttttctaagctcctcctttaggggtacctgctttttcacctgcttacatgtgtgctggctctgctcctgctcctcaactaggtcctgtttcttcacagtgttcaccatatttggcggtggagtttggaacataccttgcgatccggctcgaaggaccacttgtaggggccagggcaagtgaaaacacagggtttctttaagtgacttggctgacagaacgtgtgtagcggttggcaaaatttaaacgatgcggctgcggtcggttgcggtgaacgtctacaatttga is from Pararge aegeria chromosome 19, ilParAegt1.1, whole genome shotgun sequence and encodes:
- the LOC120632139 gene encoding LOW QUALITY PROTEIN: uncharacterized protein LOC120632139 (The sequence of the model RefSeq protein was modified relative to this genomic sequence to represent the inferred CDS: inserted 2 bases in 1 codon), which codes for MKCRFCYSGPKHNLPDCKVFKKALRKDRWRHVKRYGICYKCLSPTKHDRDICPAPACDKNNCGQAHHRLLHYEKSSTGNDNTTGLHESSEREPTTEAQQVTHIKENNRQVLLKVVTVQIHGPMGTVTTAALLDXVTLMNSELAARVGLRGHRKTMRVRGAWDTNELECDSEIVNFTASNKDGQLFTLTAHSVSDLNLPAQDTSNLGISRYGHISQIKNQLNLEYYKPQLLIGQDNYHVLLPLQVLEGKPGEPYATLTPLGWCLHGCTRTQSVNCLLHSTLLLSFNHCGLDTEKEDLLREIHEEVRRSFAIDSLGVTAKPRGNSDDLRAQAHLEKTCKLIQGRWYVGLPWRDSNAKMPNSFTYAMSRLKGIEKKVKADVGYASRYKERIEHLFQNNYAKQVVDISWSPRTWYLPHFGVDNPNKKKLRLVFDAAAKFQNVSLNDYLLKGPDLLVSLLGIMMRFREHRIGITGDIKDMFLRIKILPEDQDALRFLWRDTPKDKLKVYAMTSLIFGANCSPFIAQFIKNKNAQRYESSKPAAVKAILQQHYMDDYIDSVDSIETARQLIKEVTFIHGGFEIRNWTSNFKEVLSYISTEALGPTAVRFDIEQHSERTLGLMWFPKQDTLGFDVSFKRIPTNIVAGEKIPTKREMLRVIMSIFDVFGFLSPFTIRGKIILQETWQSGIGWDESLTDELYIKWTEWLKSLKGISQISLPRHYLAAARASEMEDVPSALNSGGSGVYDKLALHVFSDASTKAMCAVAYWRWERNDKIYVAFIASKCKVAPIKQSLSVPRLELQAAVLAARLADTIVTQHKIKPRNKYFWSDSTTVLHWIRNDARNYQTFVAHRLGEIDELTCSSEWRYVPTRLNIADAATREECDMAILEGAWLYGPSFLCCNEADWPEDLLISNSTVQNVTEYVATIGKITLCLPACPDPERFSSWIRLLKSTCMVLAFVDKLCRKRTGEVDGAMTDRAEKLLMRYAQAQSFVEDLEQLKKGKSLDRKSNLLTVSPFLDEQGVLRVVGRIDAAPGIARDMKHPIILDGRHPTARLIIMHYHKKFAHGNHETVINEIKQRFWILRLRPTVKNIVSKCVLCRIRKARPQPPRMGDLPEARLAHHQRPFTYCGLDLFGPMKIAVGRRHQIRYGVLFTCMTVRAIHIELVQTLTTDSLIMALRRMASRRGWPSNLLMDLT